TTGTGTTTACCGACCCTGCATCGAATGTAAAAACAACCTACATGCCAATCTGGTACGTCATGCAAGCTCTCAACAGACTGAACTTCAAGACGAACTGGAATGGGCAACAATGGCAGTTACAAAAGGCAACGGCGTATTATGCCTACGATAAAACGGGGCGGAAATTGGGCGGGCCATTCCCTACGGAGTCCGCGGCTCAAGCTTTGCTGCTGAATATGCCTGGAGGAACCGTAGAAGACGACACGGGTGCGGTGGCATTCACAGAGCCTGACTTTACCGCGTATGGGAATGGTGGAAAGACGCTCCTTGGCGATTTCACAACGCTCACTGCAGCAGAGTCGAGCGTCGCAAATATCGCGGGCGGCATCGTGAAGAATTCGAACCAACAAGTGGTCTACACAACCCCTGATTTCACGGCGTATGCGAAAGATGGCACGACTGTCCTCGGCCAGTTTACTTCGCTTGCCGCTGCACAAGCTGCGGTCGCGAACATACCTGGCGGCATCGTCAAAGACCCGACTTCTGCCGTCGTCTATACAAGCCCAGACTTCAGAGCCTTTTTCAGTCCAACACAGCCTGAACAAGATTTCGTCACGTTGACTCAGGCAACCGCTGCCGTCAGTTCCAGCCCCATCGGTTACGTGGTGGACGCTTCGAGCAATACGGTTGTCTACGGTCCTGCGAGTTACGATTATGTGGATACGACAGGAACCTGGCGCAACAGTCAGACGGGGATTCTTGGGGCAGCACCTTCGTTTGCCAAATTCGGTTATAAATACGTATCTGTCAGTACGTCATCCTCACAGTCGCCGCAGTTTTACGTGATTTCTCAAGCGAACAATACATATGTAGGGACAGCCGTTGGCAGTTATCAAAATCCGTTTCAGACGGTTGACCTGAGGTTTCCGGCACCGGCATCCGTGACGGCAGCGCAAATTGATTCATGGCTAATGCAACAGAACTCACCTCTACAGGGCCTCGGACAGTCGTTTCTGACCGCACAGACAAAGTACGGGGTGGATGCAACGTATCTTGTGGCACATGCCATCGAAGAAACAGGTTGGGGTAGAAGTGCCATCGCAGAGGCGAAGAACAACTTATTTGGGTATGGCGCATACGACGCGAATCCGGCAAATGATGCTGGCATGTTTCCGACGGATGATTACTCCATCCGTTACGAAGCATGGGTCGTCCGCAATAATTACCTTGAACCGAGTGGGTCGTTGTATGCAGGGCCGACACTCAACGGCATGAATGTCAACTACGCGTCCGATCCGCTGTGGTCACAGCACATTGCCACGCTCATGAGTCAATACGTGTCGCAGACGGGCGGATCGGCCACTTCGTACACACAGTATAGTATCAATAACACACCGCCAATTCCGGCAGTTTCGCAGGAACCTGTTTTTCTCGTGCAAGGTGCGCAGGGAAGCACGATGCAAAACCCGTATGGAGCACTTCCTGTGTGGTCTGATGCGACTCTCGGCGGACAGCAAATGTTCCCTGGAACCCTGCAATATGGAGACTCAGGCAGAGGCGTGAGGCTGCTGCAAGAGGCGCTTATCAATTCGGACCTTCAACCAGACGGACAATTCGGGCCGATGACCCAGGACGCCGTAAAGTTGTGGCAGCAGTCGCATGGTCTGCCGGCGACCGGTATTTGTGACTTCGCAACGTGGCTAAGCCTGTTCCCAGCTCCGGCGGTGTCCATCCCGTCCGGTACGACAGTGGTCATTGACCAAATGCGACAGGGTCTGGTTGGCAATATAGTTACGCTTTGGTATCACATTACGGCAGCAACCGGTGTTTCTGGCTGGGTCGATTCATCCTATGTCTCACCACAGATTCAAAATGGGAATCAAACGGTCAGTAATCTGTTTCGTGTGGCACCGATGTCAGGGTCAGCCGTACCGGTTTATGCGGATGAGACTGGCAACTCACAGCCCGTGACAACCTTTCACAGCGGAGACGAAGTGGTGACATCGACGCTCTACCCTGTGAATGCTGCTGTACCGGCAGATGCGAACGGATATATTCAGATACGATGGGTTAATCAGGCAACAGGTCAGCCCATGGTTGGTTATTTGAAGGCGTCCCTCGTTCAGTTGACACCGCTGACTCCGCCAGCGAACAATATGACAGGGTCCGCCTCGTAACAACTCGCAATTGACGCGGACCAAAGGGACTGTCTCACAGGGCGATGCGTCCTGAAATCTGCCAAGAGAATCAGAAAGAGCTGCTTGCGGCCGTTAAAACGGTCGTCAGGCAGCTCTTTTTTGAAAATGTTCGAGGTGCAGGATTCACACTTGAAGGGGGACGAAGGTGCCGACCAACATGCCAACGAAGAGCAGTGCGCCAAAGCGGAACAGCAGGACGGCCGTGCCTTTGACAGCAGGGTGGAGTTGGATAGGTTCTGAAAACCGATAATAGAGCCTGACGACGTAGATGGCGGAAGGAATCGTTAGCAGCACCAACAGTGCCCAGAGCGTCAACAGACCGGTTGCAATGAGCAGCAGTACAAGGACGTAGGAGAGAATAAAAACGGCGGCAAACAGCTTGCGTCCGCGCTCACGACCAAACAGTATTGGAATCGTGCGGCGTCCGCCGAGCTTGTCCTGGTCCATGTCGCGAATGTTATTGCCAAGCAAAATGGCACCGATTAATAGCCCAATCGGGAGTGATACCATCACTGCTCTGGTTGTGATGTCGTTCGCCTGCACGTAGTACGCTAAAAGCACAATCACCGGTCCCATGGCAACAGACGCGGCAAGCTCACCAAAGGGCGTATAGGCCAAAGGTTTGGGTCCGCCAGAGTAGAAATAAGCCACTGCGAGACAAAGGATGCCAACCAGCGCTATCCACCAACTGGACATGGCACAGATGTACACGCCGAGAGCCACGGATACGATGATAAAAGTCCAAGCCGTTATCAATACTTTGTGCGGTGAAACTCCGTCGTGCACAATGGTACCGGCAATACCTACCATCTCTTTCGTGTCCAGGCCGCGCCGGTGGTCGAAATACTCGTTGAACATGTTGGTGGCCGCTTGAATGAGAATGGCGGCAATTAAGAAGGCTAAGAATACACTGGTGCGAAACCTGTCCTGGCCGAAAGCGAGTGCACTGCCAATCAGCACAGGAATAATCGACGCCGTGAGTGTGAAGGGTCGAAGTAGGCGCCAAGCCAAAACAACCCGTTGTTGGAAAGTCACAGCTTCATCCTCCTGACAAAGTATGAAATGAGTGCAGAATCCGCATCGATAATACGCAGAAGTCCTATGAAATCATATCAAAATCGAAGGATTCCCGACAACGTAGGATTTCCCTCTCTTGGCTATGACAGTGAGAGGTACTGGCAGAAATCCTCTGCCCAGTCTGTTATACTTATGAATGGTACGTGACTTCAAGGGCTTGTCACCGAAGGGTTGCGCGAATTTTCGCCGAGGTTTCTCTGGAACATGTTGAAGTTTCTTTGGTACCTGTTGTTGAAAAGACAAGACGGATATCGTCGGCTGGAGGTTGAGTGAAATGACGGTAGACTGGCAAATTGTGAAGAACTACGAGGATATTATCTATGAGAAGGCGGAAGGCATTGCAAGAATTACCATTAACCGCCCGGAAGTACATAATGCTTTTCGGCCCGAGACAGTACAGGAAATGATTGATGCGTTTGCCTTGGTGCGGGATGACCCGGAGGTTGGAGTGGTTCTGTTTACTGGCAAAGGCGAAAAGGCGTTTTGCTCAGGCGGGGACCAGCGCGTCCGCGGCCACGGCGGCTACGTTGGCGGTGATTCGGTTCCTCGTCTCAATGTACTCGACTTACAGCGCCAAATTCGGGCACTGCCGAAGCCAGTGATTGCGGTTGTCGCAGGCTACGCCATTGGCGGCGGCCACGTCCTGCACCTTGTCTGCGATTTAACGATTGCGGGCGACAATGCCCGATTCGGGCAGACGGGACCGAAGGTCGGTAGTTTTGACGCAGGTTACGGCGCATCACTGCTGGCACGGACAGTCGGCATCAAAAAGGCGAAAGAAATTTGGTACTTATGTCGCCAGTATTCCGCCGAAGAAGCACTGGATATGGGACTGGTGAATACGGTTGTCCCTGTGGCAGAGCTTGAGGAAGAATCTATTAAGTGGGCGCGTGAGATCCTTGAGAAGAGTCCGATTGCGCTTCGGTTCTTGAAAATGGCATTCAACGCAGACACCGATGGAGCGGCTGGATTGCAGCAGCTTGCGGGCGATGCAACGATGCTGTACTACATGACCGAGGAAGCCAGGGAAGGGAAGAACGCATTTCTGGAAAAGCGTAAACCTGACTTTGGCAAATTCACACGATTGCCATAGTAAAACGGTCAACCGCCGGTTTCAAGAAGACGGTCGTCCTTATGCCAGACATTTGCACAGAGCCCCGCCTGTTGAAGGTGGGGTGCTTTATGTTTCTTCATAAATAACCGTTTCATAAATTTAATCTCCAACGTGGTTTGCAATTCGTGGCGATTTCGTGGTGGTGGTTTCGTGTGGTTTGCGGTTTTTATTGGCTCGATTTTGGCCTGGTTTTGACCTGGTTTTGGCCTGGTTTTGACCTGATTTTGAGCTGATTTTGACCTGATGGATGGACATCTCATTTTGACCCCTGGGTTTTACGCAGACGAGAGAAGATAAGGGGCGTGTTGTTGTGGCATACAAAGAATCATATGTTGAGGCGGTCGGTGACAATGCGCCGGGGACGGTCAGTGATAAAGTGGACAGGCATCTTCGCTGTGTGCCCGACTGGCTGACGAAGCAGGCGATGACTCGCCCGAACCAGTTGGCGCTTGAGCACAACGACGGAACGCTCACGTATTCGGAGTTGCTGCGTGCGGCGTCGTCGGTCAGTGCGAAATTGAGCGCTCGTGGCATTCGTCGTGGGGACCGCGTGGCGCTCCTCGCGCGCCACGGGCTGACGTTTGCGATGGTTGTGCACGGTGTGATTCAGGTGGGTGCTGTACTCGTTCCACTGAACACGCGGTTAACACCGCATGAGCTCGGTTGGCAGTTGAACAACGTCGATGCGAGCCTCGTTGTTGCAGACGAAAGTCACACTTCACTCGCTGAAGCCGCCATTGTGGCTGCAAACGAGCAGCGTCAGGACGATGAAGCGAGCCGTCGCCAGGAAATCCATGAACTCACGCACAATTCATTGCTATGGGTCTTTGCTGAGCACGATTTGCACCCTCGAGATGGCCAGGCTCATGGGGTGGAGAATGAAGAGTTGCTGGGTCACGGTGTGCAAAGAGCGGACGAGTCCCTCTTGGAATATGGCGAGGGTCCGGCATCCTTGGCGCGAGCCACTCGGCGACATGCGACAGACTTGACGCAGGGTGTCATTGAACTGGACGCGATCCACGCCATTGTCCATACTTCAGGGACGACAGGGGACCCGAAAGGGGTTCAAATCACGTATGGGAACCACTTTTGGTCGGCCACCTCTTCTGCTTTGCAGTTGGGGCTCGATGTGCATGAGCGCTGGCTTGTCCCGATGCCTCTCTTTCATGTCGGCGGGCTCTCGGTCTTAATGCGCAGTTTGATCTATGGAACGACTGCAGTACTCTATGATACTTTTGACGAAAGACTTGTAAATGACGCGCTGTCTGATTCGCAAATCACGCTGATTTCCGTCGTTCCAACGATGCTCCAACGGATGTTGGCGGACGAACATCGTCGCGAACCTGGAAAGCAATTGCGCTGCATTCTCTTGGGAGGGAGCGGAGCATCGGAAGCGCTGTTGCGTCGCTGCCAAGAGCAAGGGCTGCCGGTTGCACAAAGTTATGGTCTGACAGAAGCGAACTCTCAGGTTGCAACCCTGCGGCCCACAGATGCGCTTTCAAAGCTCGGTTCATCCGGACAACCTCTGTTCCCGTGCATCGTTCGCATTGTGAGTGATGACGGGTTTGAACGAGGGCCAAAGGAATCAGGAGAAATCTGGGTGCACAGCCCGACGGTCACGCCTGGATATTGGAGGCGACCAGATGCGAATGCAAAGACATTTGTTGACGGGTGGTTGCGCACAGGTGACATTGGTTACGTGGACGAAGGCGGCTATCTATACGTACTAGATCGCAGAAGAGACTTGATTGTCTCCGGCGGCGAGAACATCTATCCTGCAGAAGTTGAAAATGCGCTGCAAGCGTACGAAGGCGTGCTCGAAGCCGGGGTCGTGGCCGTGTCGGATGCACAGTGGGGGCACGTCCCGTGTGCGTTCGTTGTCCTTCACGAAGGGAAACAGGTTTCCGTCGAAGAGCTGGAGGCGCATTGTCGACAACGCATCGCAGGCTATAAAGTCCCGAAGCATTGGCGGTTTGTGGATAAACTCCCGCGCAATGCTTCGGGGAAACTATTGCGGAGGCAATTGAGCGAATGGCTGAAAGAACAATCACGATGACGAAAAGCAGGGTACAATCGATGGGATTCGAGGAGATGCGAGACGCGTTTGTTGCTGTCCTGGAACACGGACTTGCAGTCGTAGAGCAACAATCCAAGTCTCCGGAAGCAATACTGCAGGTGGAACTTGGTGTACCGCGCACGCTTTGGCTGGATGCGGGGTTATGGACACCTGAAATGGCGCTAAATCGCTTTACTGATGGAGTCACCCGCACATACTGGCGGGCCCCAAACGATGATACAGTGACCCTAGCCATCGGCGGCTTGCTGACGGTTGGAACGTCAGGGTCCCAGTTTCCCTGGCAGACGGTTCGTGACCAGTTGCAGGCGGAACAAGATGGCATCCGAGAGCTCGTTAACATCTCTGCACAGTTTATGCTGCATGAGGAAGAGCAAACGGTCGCGCTTGGTCGGCCGCTTGTCGAAGATGGCGATGTTCGCGGCTTGCGCTGGTATGGGGGAGCTGCATTTACTTCGAATCCAAAGCGCCAGAGTCAGACCGTCTGGCGAGATTGGCCGGACGTGTGCTTCTATGTGCCGGAGTGGGAGCTGACGGAACAACGTGGAGAGATGCTCGTCCGCCTCCGCTTGTTGATTGGGTCAAGCCTGACCTGGCAGGAGCGCCGGGAACAGCTGCAAACTCAGTTTGCGCAGTACT
The Alicyclobacillus curvatus genome window above contains:
- a CDS encoding 1,4-dihydroxy-2-naphthoate polyprenyltransferase; translation: MTFQQRVVLAWRLLRPFTLTASIIPVLIGSALAFGQDRFRTSVFLAFLIAAILIQAATNMFNEYFDHRRGLDTKEMVGIAGTIVHDGVSPHKVLITAWTFIIVSVALGVYICAMSSWWIALVGILCLAVAYFYSGGPKPLAYTPFGELAASVAMGPVIVLLAYYVQANDITTRAVMVSLPIGLLIGAILLGNNIRDMDQDKLGGRRTIPILFGRERGRKLFAAVFILSYVLVLLLIATGLLTLWALLVLLTIPSAIYVVRLYYRFSEPIQLHPAVKGTAVLLFRFGALLFVGMLVGTFVPLQV
- the menB gene encoding 1,4-dihydroxy-2-naphthoyl-CoA synthase, which produces MTVDWQIVKNYEDIIYEKAEGIARITINRPEVHNAFRPETVQEMIDAFALVRDDPEVGVVLFTGKGEKAFCSGGDQRVRGHGGYVGGDSVPRLNVLDLQRQIRALPKPVIAVVAGYAIGGGHVLHLVCDLTIAGDNARFGQTGPKVGSFDAGYGASLLARTVGIKKAKEIWYLCRQYSAEEALDMGLVNTVVPVAELEEESIKWAREILEKSPIALRFLKMAFNADTDGAAGLQQLAGDATMLYYMTEEAREGKNAFLEKRKPDFGKFTRLP
- a CDS encoding peptidoglycan-binding protein, yielding MNRKAWIALCTAAGTIAYSAVAFPAPLAMAASTTVSQPLLKIGDVGSTVKTLQTELNLAGYNVGTADGIFGPGTMAAVEKLQQAHHLTASGVVDASTWAALQASMGPTASDLHTSSIYFNGKIVTSPAAFAWNNTTYMPIYYVIQLLKTINVQSQWDGTHWALTTAGSVQADVSGLPLNKPKPGQLEISLNGTPVAYVDGIVFTDPASNVKTTYMPIWYVMQALNRLNFKTNWNGQQWQLQKATAYYAYDKTGRKLGGPFPTESAAQALLLNMPGGTVEDDTGAVAFTEPDFTAYGNGGKTLLGDFTTLTAAESSVANIAGGIVKNSNQQVVYTTPDFTAYAKDGTTVLGQFTSLAAAQAAVANIPGGIVKDPTSAVVYTSPDFRAFFSPTQPEQDFVTLTQATAAVSSSPIGYVVDASSNTVVYGPASYDYVDTTGTWRNSQTGILGAAPSFAKFGYKYVSVSTSSSQSPQFYVISQANNTYVGTAVGSYQNPFQTVDLRFPAPASVTAAQIDSWLMQQNSPLQGLGQSFLTAQTKYGVDATYLVAHAIEETGWGRSAIAEAKNNLFGYGAYDANPANDAGMFPTDDYSIRYEAWVVRNNYLEPSGSLYAGPTLNGMNVNYASDPLWSQHIATLMSQYVSQTGGSATSYTQYSINNTPPIPAVSQEPVFLVQGAQGSTMQNPYGALPVWSDATLGGQQMFPGTLQYGDSGRGVRLLQEALINSDLQPDGQFGPMTQDAVKLWQQSHGLPATGICDFATWLSLFPAPAVSIPSGTTVVIDQMRQGLVGNIVTLWYHITAATGVSGWVDSSYVSPQIQNGNQTVSNLFRVAPMSGSAVPVYADETGNSQPVTTFHSGDEVVTSTLYPVNAAVPADANGYIQIRWVNQATGQPMVGYLKASLVQLTPLTPPANNMTGSAS
- the menE gene encoding o-succinylbenzoate--CoA ligase — encoded protein: MAYKESYVEAVGDNAPGTVSDKVDRHLRCVPDWLTKQAMTRPNQLALEHNDGTLTYSELLRAASSVSAKLSARGIRRGDRVALLARHGLTFAMVVHGVIQVGAVLVPLNTRLTPHELGWQLNNVDASLVVADESHTSLAEAAIVAANEQRQDDEASRRQEIHELTHNSLLWVFAEHDLHPRDGQAHGVENEELLGHGVQRADESLLEYGEGPASLARATRRHATDLTQGVIELDAIHAIVHTSGTTGDPKGVQITYGNHFWSATSSALQLGLDVHERWLVPMPLFHVGGLSVLMRSLIYGTTAVLYDTFDERLVNDALSDSQITLISVVPTMLQRMLADEHRREPGKQLRCILLGGSGASEALLRRCQEQGLPVAQSYGLTEANSQVATLRPTDALSKLGSSGQPLFPCIVRIVSDDGFERGPKESGEIWVHSPTVTPGYWRRPDANAKTFVDGWLRTGDIGYVDEGGYLYVLDRRRDLIVSGGENIYPAEVENALQAYEGVLEAGVVAVSDAQWGHVPCAFVVLHEGKQVSVEELEAHCRQRIAGYKVPKHWRFVDKLPRNASGKLLRRQLSEWLKEQSR